GACCTCAACGCCATCCTGGCCATGGGCCTGGTGGTGGCCTTCCATTTCAAGCTCAAGATGGCCTTTTTCCCCCTGGCCATCGGCGTGAGCGCCATCTGGGCCTGCCTGTTCGTGGTGCGCAAGTGGCCCTCGCTGGCGGAACGCATCATAGCCGTCATCCCCATCGAGCGCCTGCGGGAGTTCATCATCGAGGTCAAGCTGCAGCTGGTGCACGGCGTCACGCTGCGCTACCTGATAGTGCTCATGTTCTACACCGCCCTGGTCTGGCTGCTCTACGCCATCCCCACGTTCCTCACCGTGCTGTGGGTGGCGGGGCTCAAGCTGACCATGGGCCAGACCCTGGCCGTGTTCATACTCTCCGCCCTGGGCATGGCCATGCCGTCCTCCCCGGGCGCTGTGGGCGTGTTCGAGGCCGCGGTGATCTTCGGGCTCGGCCTGTTCGGGGTGGACAAGGAGCTGGCCCTGGCCATCGGCTTCCTCATCCATATGATGCAGTACATCCCCACCACGGTTACCGGGCTGATCGTGCTGGCCAGGAGCGGCCTCTCCCTCGAGTCCATCCGGCACAGCGGCGAAGGCCTGGACGAGGCCGAGGAGAGCGCCCAGGCATGAGCGCCCCCGCCTGCGTTCTCACCATCGCCGGGTCGGACAGCGGCGGCGGGGCCGGCATCCAGGCCGACCTCAAGACCTTCATGGCCCACGGCTGCTACGGCGCCAGCGTCATCACCGCGCTCACCGCCCAGAACACCCAGGGCGTGGCGGGCATTCACGCCCCCGATGCGGATTTCGTGGCCTTGCAACTGCGCACCGTCCTTGAGGACATCCCCTTCCGCGCCGCCAAGACCGGCATGCTCTTCAGCGCGGAGATCGCCCTGGCCGTGGCCGAGGGCCTTGAAGGCCGCGATTTTCCCCTCGTGGTGGACCCGGTGTGCGTCTCCCAGAGCGGGCACCGGCTGCTGCGCGAGGACGCGGTGGAGGCCATCGTGCGCCATGTGCTGCCCCAAGCCGAGCTGCTCACCCCCAACCGGCCCGAGGCCGAGCTGCTGTCAGGCCTGCCCATCGAGGACGAGCGCACCCTGCTCGCGGCCATGGAGAAGCTGCTCTCCATGGGGCCGAGGGCGGTGCTCATCAAGGGCGGCCACATGGAGCAGAGCGGGGGGCAGCTGACGGACTGGCTCGGCCTGCCCGGGCGCGAGCCCCTGGCCCTGCCGGTGCGGCATGTGGATACGCCCCACACCCACGGCACGGGCTGCACGCTCTCGGCGGCCATCACCGCCGGGCTGGGCAAGGGCCTGCCCCTTGAGGAGGCCGTGCGGGCCGCGCAGAAGTATCTCAACAGGGCGCTCGCCACGGGATTCCCCGTGGGCAAGGGCGCCTCGCCTCCGAATCACATGGCCGGTTGTTTCGGAGGCTGAACGACGGAGCGCGCTATCGCCTCCAACCTGTTGGCATCGAAACCGTTTCGGTATATTTGCACCACTGCGCGCCTGCCAGGCCTTGAGGGCGGGCGCCGCGCCTCCTGCACGATCATGCGAGAGTGGCGGAATTGGTAGACGCACCAGATTTAGGATCTGGCGGGCAACCGTAGGGGTTCGAGTCCCCTCTCTCGCACCACATCACCTTCCAAGACAGTCCGAACAAGTTCGCAACTCACGATAATAACAGACAAGCCCGGCTAGTGATAGTCCGGGCAAGTCTAGTTTGCTCCGTTGCAATCCATGGATTTTGGGGGCACTCGAGCGGGGATGCTTAGGTTTCAGTTGTCGTAATTCGCCTGCAGTATCTCCACCACGTGCTGTTCCGTGACCGTCCTGGGGTTGTTCCCGATCAGCCGAGCGGCCCCCATGGTGGCCCGCGCCAGATCGGGTATGGCCTCGAAGGGCACCCCGTGGCTCTTGAGCGTGTAGGGAATCCGCAGGTCGTCCAGCAGCGCCTTGACCGCCTTGACGCTCAGGCGCGCGGCCTCGACCTCCGGCAGGCCGGAGACGTTTTCCCCGAACAACCTGGCGATCTCGATGAACTTCGCCGGGGTCGCCAGCAGGTTGAACTCCATGACCCAGGGGCAGATAAAGGCCGTGAGCAGCCCGTGCGGCAGATGGAACCTGCCGCCGATGGC
The nucleotide sequence above comes from Fundidesulfovibrio soli. Encoded proteins:
- a CDS encoding lysylphosphatidylglycerol synthase transmembrane domain-containing protein → MIVKKTVSFVLRLVFVAACLLYALCDVNAEAFRLAFAQGDLPGMLASVQVQDFDKLRQAFVQFDSTAIVVTTLLSFLGYAAMALRMNFLSGYNCGNWVGLKSFLLSMAVNNVAPAKLGELAKCFYLRRQCGYSLGHTISMVFWERFFDLNAILAMGLVVAFHFKLKMAFFPLAIGVSAIWACLFVVRKWPSLAERIIAVIPIERLREFIIEVKLQLVHGVTLRYLIVLMFYTALVWLLYAIPTFLTVLWVAGLKLTMGQTLAVFILSALGMAMPSSPGAVGVFEAAVIFGLGLFGVDKELALAIGFLIHMMQYIPTTVTGLIVLARSGLSLESIRHSGEGLDEAEESAQA
- the thiD gene encoding bifunctional hydroxymethylpyrimidine kinase/phosphomethylpyrimidine kinase, which codes for MSAPACVLTIAGSDSGGGAGIQADLKTFMAHGCYGASVITALTAQNTQGVAGIHAPDADFVALQLRTVLEDIPFRAAKTGMLFSAEIALAVAEGLEGRDFPLVVDPVCVSQSGHRLLREDAVEAIVRHVLPQAELLTPNRPEAELLSGLPIEDERTLLAAMEKLLSMGPRAVLIKGGHMEQSGGQLTDWLGLPGREPLALPVRHVDTPHTHGTGCTLSAAITAGLGKGLPLEEAVRAAQKYLNRALATGFPVGKGASPPNHMAGCFGG